The Deltaproteobacteria bacterium genome has a segment encoding these proteins:
- a CDS encoding radical SAM protein, giving the protein MKISEIFFSIQGESSYAGLPCIFIRLAGCNLRCVYCDTVYAQDMEQGYEMPIDEILHEVKKFKCKMVEITGGEPLMQDEAVPLINKLFALKYKVLLETNGTISLKGIDKRVVKIMDIKTPGGGFAQDFMEGNLKYLKKNDEIKFVLMDRNDYEWAKEIIKRYSLDKKTKVLLSAAHKKLSLDKLSKWILEDGLHARLQPQMHKIIWGEKRGV; this is encoded by the coding sequence GTGAAAATCTCAGAGATATTTTTCAGTATACAGGGGGAGTCAAGTTATGCAGGGCTCCCCTGTATTTTTATAAGGCTTGCAGGGTGTAACCTGCGATGTGTTTACTGCGATACGGTTTATGCACAAGATATGGAGCAGGGCTATGAGATGCCTATTGATGAGATTCTGCATGAGGTAAAAAAATTCAAATGCAAGATGGTTGAAATAACAGGCGGCGAGCCGCTTATGCAGGATGAGGCCGTGCCTCTTATAAATAAACTATTTGCATTAAAATATAAAGTTCTTCTTGAAACAAACGGTACAATAAGTTTAAAAGGCATAGACAAACGGGTTGTAAAAATCATGGATATAAAAACGCCCGGAGGCGGATTTGCACAGGATTTTATGGAAGGAAATCTAAAATATCTTAAAAAAAATGATGAGATAAAGTTTGTTCTTATGGACAGAAACGACTATGAATGGGCAAAGGAAATTATAAAAAGATATTCCCTAGACAAAAAGACAAAGGTATTATTATCTGCTGCCCACAAGAAACTATCCCTTGATAAACTTTCAAAATGGATTTTAGAAGATGGACTGCATGCAAGACTACAGCCGCAGATGCATAAAATTATTTGGGGAGAAAAAAGAGGAGTTTAA
- the aspS gene encoding aspartate--tRNA ligase: MIENLGDWKRDVYCGDTTAPHIGKEIMLMGWVQRRRDHGNLIFIDLRDRTGIVQVVFNPEFEKLVHEKAHHIRNEFVIAVKGIVSKRPAGTENPDLRTGAIEVHVKELKILNESQPLPFLIEDDIDATENIRLKYRYLDLRRPALQKNLILRHKICKVVRDFLSDKGGFIELETPMLTKSTPEGARDYLVPSRLNPGHFYALPQSPQLFKQILMVSGFDRYFQIVRCFRDEDLRADRQPEFTQIDAEMSFVDKEDVMDIMEKLIAEVFEKAADKKLCLPFPRLTYKEAISRFGLDNPDTRFGLELKDVTEIVRNSDFKVFKDAVHKRGIVQIINAKNCAEFSRKELDELTELAATYGAKGLAWVKITKDGWQSPIAKFLKDAEKDGIVKTTDAVIGDLLLFAADVPKVVNTTLGRIRLNLAERLNLIPKDTFNFVWVTDFPLLEYDEEEKRFVAVHHPFTAPVDEDTPKLDVNPIEARAKAYDLVLNGSEIGGGSIRIHRQDIQSKIFDKLGISKDEARLKFGFLLDALEFGTPPHGGIAFGLDRLCAIICNAQSIRDVIAFPKTQKGTCLMTEAPSLVEKKQMDELFIRLKTEVPK; this comes from the coding sequence ATTATAGAAAATCTTGGGGATTGGAAAAGGGACGTTTACTGTGGAGATACAACTGCGCCTCATATCGGGAAAGAGATAATGCTTATGGGCTGGGTTCAAAGGCGGCGCGACCACGGGAACTTGATATTTATTGATTTGCGGGACAGGACAGGCATTGTTCAGGTTGTATTCAATCCTGAATTTGAAAAATTAGTCCACGAAAAGGCGCATCATATAAGAAATGAATTTGTCATCGCAGTTAAAGGCATTGTTTCAAAAAGACCGGCAGGCACTGAAAATCCTGATTTAAGGACAGGCGCGATTGAAGTCCATGTCAAAGAATTGAAGATTTTAAATGAGTCTCAGCCGCTCCCATTTCTTATTGAAGATGATATTGACGCTACTGAAAATATAAGGCTGAAATACAGGTATCTTGATTTGAGAAGGCCTGCCTTGCAGAAAAACCTTATCCTGCGCCACAAAATATGCAAGGTGGTGCGGGATTTTCTTTCTGATAAAGGAGGCTTCATTGAACTTGAAACGCCTATGCTTACAAAATCAACGCCTGAAGGCGCAAGGGACTATCTTGTGCCGAGCAGATTAAACCCCGGACATTTCTATGCACTGCCTCAGTCCCCGCAATTATTTAAACAAATATTGATGGTATCTGGCTTTGACAGGTATTTTCAGATTGTCCGGTGTTTCAGAGATGAGGACTTAAGGGCGGACAGACAGCCTGAATTTACACAGATAGACGCTGAGATGAGTTTTGTTGACAAGGAAGATGTAATGGACATAATGGAAAAACTCATTGCAGAGGTCTTTGAAAAGGCAGCGGATAAAAAACTTTGCCTGCCATTTCCAAGATTGACATACAAAGAGGCAATAAGCAGGTTCGGGCTTGATAACCCTGATACAAGGTTCGGGCTTGAGTTAAAGGATGTTACAGAGATTGTCCGAAATTCAGACTTTAAGGTATTCAAAGATGCTGTCCATAAACGCGGAATTGTCCAGATAATCAATGCAAAAAACTGCGCTGAATTTTCAAGAAAGGAACTTGATGAATTAACAGAACTCGCTGCAACTTACGGCGCAAAGGGTCTTGCGTGGGTCAAAATCACAAAAGATGGCTGGCAGTCGCCTATTGCAAAGTTTTTAAAAGATGCAGAAAAAGATGGCATTGTAAAAACCACAGATGCTGTTATAGGTGATTTGCTCCTTTTTGCTGCTGATGTGCCGAAGGTCGTGAATACAACGCTTGGCAGAATCAGGCTCAACCTTGCTGAGAGACTGAACCTTATACCAAAAGACACCTTTAATTTTGTATGGGTAACAGACTTCCCTCTCCTTGAATATGATGAAGAAGAAAAGAGGTTTGTTGCAGTCCATCATCCTTTCACAGCGCCTGTAGATGAGGATACTCCTAAACTTGATGTCAATCCCATTGAGGCAAGGGCAAAGGCTTATGACCTTGTCCTAAACGGCTCTGAAATCGGCGGCGGAAGCATAAGGATACACAGACAGGATATTCAGTCAAAGATATTTGACAAACTCGGCATATCAAAGGATGAGGCAAGGCTTAAATTCGGCTTTCTACTGGATGCCCTCGAATTCGGCACCCCCCCTCACGGCGGCATTGCATTCGGACTTGACAGGCTCTGCGCAATAATCTGCAATGCACAGTCCATAAGGGATGTCATAGCATTTCCAAAAACCCAGAAAGGCACATGCCTTATGACAGAAGCACCATCACTTGTAGAAAAGAAACAGATGGATGAACTGTTTATAAGATTAAAAACAGAGGTTCCCAAATAA